Proteins from a single region of Apium graveolens cultivar Ventura chromosome 7, ASM990537v1, whole genome shotgun sequence:
- the LOC141674591 gene encoding uncharacterized protein LOC141674591, with product MPVLFGSPPCQIWKMVKFHVISASSSFNAILGRTTITALRAITSISHLKMKFPTDFGVGEITGDQATARQCYLTTVSPRKRTDEELEVNQVLDIDPRELIDTSTSNSCSPLEETEDIEVFEGNPDETTRIGKNLSSDLKKEITNLIQEFSDIFAWVPKDMPGIPEAIARHSLHISKDTRPVRQKQRIFSAEKRATIDQEVDRLLDASFIEPVQFPTWISNVVLVKKRNGKWIMCIDYSDVNRACPKDFYPLPNIDQLIDATTGNELLSFMDAFSGIIKLKWIPMIGNKPLSSHTGESLVTK from the coding sequence ATGCCGGTGCTTTTTGGTTCTCCCCCATGTCAGATTTGGAAGATGGTCAAGTTTCATGTGATCAGTGCATCCTCGAGTTTCAACGCCATACTGGGACGAACAACGATCACCGCCCTTCGGGCCATTACTTCCATCTCCCATTTGAAAATGAAGTTCCCCACAGACTTTGGTGTAGGAGAAATAACTGGTGATCAAGCGACGGCTAGACAGTGTTACCTAACCACTGTTTCTCCAAGGAAAAGGACAGATGAAGAGTTAGAGGTCAATCAAGTACTTGACATTGACCCAAGAGAATTGATCGACACATCCACAAGCAATTCATGCTCCCCTCTCGAGGAAACAGAAGATATAGAAGTATTTGAAGGAAACCCCGATGAAACAACAAGAATTGGCAAGAATCTCTCATCAGATCTCAAAAAAGAAATCACGAATCTCATCCAGGAATTCTCCGATATTTTTGCTTGGGTCCCGAAGGACATGCCCGGTATCCCAGAGGCCATTGCTCGACATTCGCTGCACATTAGTAAGGACACCAGGCCTGTACGACAGAAACAACGCATATTCTCGGCCGAGAAAAGAGCAACCATCGACCAAGAGGTCGACAGACTCCTCGACGCCAGCTTCATCGAGCCTGTGCAATTCCCCACATGGATATCGAACGTGGTTCTGGTTAAGAAAAGGAATGGGAAGTGGATAATGTGCATTGATTATTCAGATGTTAATAGGGCATGCCCCAAAGATTTTTACCCTTTGCCCAATATCGACCAACTCATCGACGCCACAACGGGAAATGAACTCCTGTCCTTTATGGACGCCTTTTCGGGTATAATCAAATTAAAATGGATTCCCATGATTGGAAACAAACCGCTTTCATCACACACAGGGGAGTCTTTGGTTACAAAGTAA
- the LOC141674592 gene encoding uncharacterized protein LOC141674592, whose protein sequence is MKPGRPPSSRYCDYHEDTGHTTEQCFQLSNLIEGKIRRGQLVHYVQREDSPRHHRRVEEDWVIDVIFGGVAAGGLSHNSQKSYARKVFNVNPPTSKRTRTNPSPIISFSDDDYRPGLIEGHQDALVITTRVGNNTVKKMPVDNGSSVDVLYHHAFSRMDLGDRRLENARMPLYGFTGN, encoded by the coding sequence ATGAAACCGGGTCGTCCTCCAAGCTCTAGATACTGCGATTACCATGAGGATACAGGCCACACAACTGAACAATGCTTTCAACTAAGCAACCTCATCGAGGGGAAAATTCGCCGAGGACAGCTAGTGCATTATGTACAGCGGGAAGATTCTCCTCGACACCATAGACGAGTTGAAGAAGATTGGGTAATTGACGTTATCTTTGGTGGTGTGGCAGCCGGGGGACTCTCTCATAATTCCCAAAAAAGCTATGCCCGTAAGGTTTTTAATGTCAACCCACCGACATCCAAACGCACCCGGACAAATCCGTCCCCTATCATTTCCTTCTCAGATGATGACTACCGCCCTGGTCTCATCGAAGGCCATCAGGACGCCCTTGTCATCACGACCCGGGTGGGAAACAACACGGTAAAAAAGATGCCGGTCGACAACGGCAGCTCCGTCGACGTCCTATACCATCATGCCTTCTCCCGAATGGACCTCGGGGATCGACGCCTGGAGAATGCCCGAATGCCTCTATATGGTTTTACTGGTAATTAG